ACCCTTTCGCATAGACGCGCTCCCTACGTTCTCGGTAAGGTCGCTGGACGATGAAAACACGAGCGCTCGGCCAGTTCGGGAGGGTCCTTCCCGTCGTCTTTGTCCTGGCGTCCCTCTTCGTGGAAGCCCAAGAACCGCCGACACCCACGTGGCAGCCGGTACGGCGCAACCTGTATCTCTCGAAAGACCCCGACAGGGCGGTGCCGGAGGTGTTCGTCGCCGCGCGTACGGTCACGACGCTTCGGTTCGAGCTTCCATGTGATCCGGCCCGGACCAGGATGCTCGGGTGGGAAGGCCGCTTCGAGCCTCTGCTCGTCGGGGGCGGGTCCGTGGTCATCGTTCCTCTCCGGGAGCTGGCGCCAGATGACCGCTTCATGCTGGTGGTAACGCTCACGGATGGCACGTCGTTGCCCTTCACCGTGACCGCGGCCAAGGACGTGGTGGATGGTCAAATCGATGTCTTTCCCGATTCGGAGTCTCCCGAGGCCGTGCGGGTCGAACTGAGGGCGAGACAGGCGGAGAACAGATCGCTGCGTGCCGAGAACTGGCGCTATCGCCGGGAGGAGACCTCGGTTGAACACGCGCTTGCCACACTCCTGGCCAACAACGAGACCGCGTTGACTCCATTCCGGGTGGAAGAAAAATGGCGGCCTCCGACTCCGGAGCTCGATGCGGAGGTCTCCATCCTCCTGCCCAAGGGGCGTACAGCCAGGGGGCGGGCGGCGGTCGTCTTCCAGATCACGAATCTGACGACCGGAAAGCCCTGGACGCTACAGGAGGCGAGACTCATGGACGCGGCCACCCTGGAGAAGAAGCCTTTCGCCCTCCGCGCGTCCGCGGCTTCGATTGCACCCGGTGAGACGGGCCGCATCGCCATCGTCATGGACCTGCCCCCACCGGAGTCGGTAAAGACCGGCGACATGCTCGTCCTGGAACTCTTCGGGAACGCAGGGCTTCGGCAGGGGTATGTCGA
This is a stretch of genomic DNA from Archangium violaceum. It encodes these proteins:
- a CDS encoding DUF2381 family protein, producing the protein MKTRALGQFGRVLPVVFVLASLFVEAQEPPTPTWQPVRRNLYLSKDPDRAVPEVFVAARTVTTLRFELPCDPARTRMLGWEGRFEPLLVGGGSVVIVPLRELAPDDRFMLVVTLTDGTSLPFTVTAAKDVVDGQIDVFPDSESPEAVRVELRARQAENRSLRAENWRYRREETSVEHALATLLANNETALTPFRVEEKWRPPTPELDAEVSILLPKGRTARGRAAVVFQITNLTTGKPWTLQEARLMDAATLEKKPFALRASAASIAPGETGRIAIVMDLPPPESVKTGDMLVLELFGNAGLRQGYVELDLSALAARVRR